In a single window of the Callithrix jacchus isolate 240 chromosome 1, calJac240_pri, whole genome shotgun sequence genome:
- the SSTR3 gene encoding somatostatin receptor type 3, giving the protein MDTLHPSSVSTTSEPGNASSAWPPDATLGNVSAGPSSAGLAVSGILITLVYLVVCVVGLLGNSLVIYVVLRHTASPSVTNVYILNLALADELFMLGLPFLAAQNALSYWPFGSLMCRLVMAVDGINQFTSIFCLTVMSVDRYLAVVHPTRSARWRTAPVARTVSAAVWVASAVVVLPVVVFSGVPRGMSTCHMQWPEPAAAWRAGFIIYTAALGFFGPLLVICLCYLLIVVKVRSAGRRVWAPSCQRRRRSERRVTRMVVAVVALFVLCWMPFYVLNIVNVVCPLPEEPAFFGVYFLVVALPYANSCANPILYGFLSYRFKQGFRRVLLRPSRRVRSQEPTAGPPEKTEEVDEEEEDGEGSREQGKGKEMNGRVSQITQPGTSGQERPPSRVASKEQQFLPQEPSNGEKSSTGHTSYL; this is encoded by the coding sequence ATGGACACACTTCATCCATCATCGGTGTCTACAACCTCAGAACCCGGGAATGCCTCCTCAGCCTGGCCCCCAGATGCCACCCTGGGCAACGTGTCGGCAGGTCCAAGCTCGGCGGGGCTGGCGGTCAGCGGTATTCTCATCACGCTGGTGTACCTGGTGGTGTGCGTGGTGGGCCTGCTGGGAAACTCGCTGGTCATCTATGTGGTCCTGCGACACACGGCCAGTCCCTCGGTCACCAACGTCTACATCCTCAACCTGGCACTGGCTGACGAGCTCTTCATGCTGGGACTGCCCTTCCTGGCCGCCCAGAATGCCTTGTCCTACTGGCCCTTTGGCTCCCTCATGTGCCGCCTGGTCATGGCGGTGGACGGCATCAACCAGTTCACCAGCATCTTCTGCCTGACCGTCATGAGCGTGGATCGCTACCTGGCCGTGGTGCATCCCACGCGCTCGGCCCGCTGGCGCACGGCTCCGGTGGCCCGCACGGTCAGCGCGGCCGTGTGGGTGGCCTCAGCTGTGGTGGTGCTGCCCGTGGTGGTCTTCTCGGGGGTGCCCCGCGGTATGAGCACCTGCCACATGCAGTGGCCCGAGCCGGCGGCGGCCTGGCGAGCCGGCTTCATCATCTACACGGCCGCGCTGGGCTTCTTCGGGCCGCTGCTGGTCATCTGCCTCTGCTACCTGCTCATCGTGGTGAAGGTGCGCTCCGCCGGGCGTCGGGTGTGGGCACCCTCGTGCCAGCGGCGGCGACGCTCTGAGCGCAGAGTCACGCGCATGGTGGTGGCCGTGGTGGCGCTCTTCGTGCTCTGCTGGATGCCCTTCTACGTGCTCAACATCGTCAACGTGGTGTGCCCACTGCCTGAGGAGCCCGCCTTCTTTGGGGTTTACTTCCTGGTGGTGGCGCTGCCCTATGCCAACAGTTGTGCCAACCCCATCCTTTATGGCTTCCTCTCCTACCGCTTCAAGCAGGGCTTCCGCAGGGTCCTGCTGCGACCCTCCCGCCGCGTTCGCAGCCAGGAGCCCACTGCCGGCCCTCCGGAGAAGACTGAGGAGgtagatgaggaggaggaggatggggaggggagcagggagcaggggaaggggaaggagatgaATGGCCGGGTCAGCCAGATCACGCAGCCTGGCACTAGTGGGCAGGAGCGGCCACCCAGCAGAGTGGCCAGCAAGGAGCAGCAGTTCCTTCCCCAAGAGCCCTCCAATGGGGAGAAATCCAGCACAGGGCACACCAGCTATCTGTAG